The nucleotide sequence TACTGGTACTGGCGGTTATCGATTTCACCTTGCAGAAGCACTTCTTCGCCAAGCGCATGCGCATGACCCAGGTCGAGGTCGTCAAAGAGTACAAGGATATGGAAGGCGACCCGCATGTGAAGGGCCAGCGCCGTGCGCTGGCGCAGCAATTGGCCCAGGAGGAACCGAAGGTCAAGCTGCCAAAGCTGGAGGAAGCCGACATGCTGGTGGTCAACCCGACCCACTTTGCTGTCGCCCTGTATTACCGCCCGGGCAAGACGCCGCTTCCGCTGCTGGTCAGCAAAGGTACGGATGCCGTCGCCCGCCAGTTGATTGCGCAGGCGAAGGCCGCCGAGGTGCCGGTCATCCAATGCGTATGGCTGGCGCGCTTGCTCTATACCAAAGTGTTGGGAGCAAGCATTCCCCGCGAATCCTTGCAGGCTGTGGCACTGATCTATCGCACCTTGCGTGAGCTTGATGATGAAGCCAAGCGCGAAACGCTGGAATTGCCTGAGTTGGAACGTCGCTGATCAGCAGGTGGAGCGTGTGTCCAGGGCTTGGAGATTGGCCAGGGAAAGCACCCGGCTGAGGATTCCGTCGAGCGCATCGTTTGCAGCCGGCAGCGCGTGCCAGATTACCAAGGCATCCTGCGCGTCCAGGTAGATAAAACAACCATCGAACACCACGGCAAGCTCAAAGCGCCGCTCCAATACCTGCTGCAACTGCCCTGCCTGTAATGCTGAACGAGCGACATGCAAGGCCATGCCCGGGCGTTTGCCGGCGTGCAGTGCACATGCTTTGATACCGGGAGCGAGCATCAGGTGAGCGGCAGCGCCACTCACCAGATTGTCCAGAAATACCTGGCGTTGATTGTCGGGCATTTCCTGGCGGCTCATCGTTCCAGCGAGATAGTCTGGTAATCCGC is from Pseudomonas marginalis and encodes:
- a CDS encoding transcriptional regulator produces the protein MPDNQRQVFLDNLVSGAAAHLMLAPGIKACALHAGKRPGMALHVARSALQAGQLQQVLERRFELAVVFDGCFIYLDAQDALVIWHALPAANDALDGILSRVLSLANLQALDTRSTC